Below is a genomic region from Sinorhizobium meliloti.
TGGTCCGTGCCGCAGCGGAAGCTTGCGGCTCTTTCGTCGGCTATCCTGCGCGCCAGCGTGTTCGCATCGGCATTGGCGAGCGCGTCGACATAGCCGATGACGCAGCCGTCGCCGTCCTCCTTCTGCGCGACCTTCGAGATCACCAGAACCTGTCCCTCGAACGCCTTGGTGCTCCTGTCCGTCTGGGGGTCCGGGTTCTCGATGATCCAGCGCAGGATGGCGGCGACCGGCTTCCCGTTGGCGTCGAGGCGCCATTCGACGGTCGTTTCGGCATGGTTGAAGGGACCGAAACTCTCGAAGCCGTTCTCCAGATAGCTTTGCCTGGCATGGCCGAAGAAGAAGCTCTGGCGCATATCGCTCTCGATGAAATGGACGGGATAGTCGCCTATGCCGGGACAAAGCATCTGCGACGAGGCGCCTTCCCACTCGCGCAGGAGCCGGCACTTGTCGCGGCTGGCGTCTGTGTAGGCGCTGTCATTGGCAAGTGCAGGCGCCGAGATCAGGGCGGCGGAAAGAAAATAGCGAAGTTTCGGGCGCATTGTCTCTCCTGCGAAGATAAATATCAGCCCTGCCCCTTTTTAGCCGCGCGGCGTGCCTACAGCAAATCCGCCCGCCCGGAACCAAAGTCATGTTGCATCGCGGCATGTTTCCCTTTATCCGACGGGACGACTTTTCAAACGACCCCTGGAGGTGCTCATGCGGATCGACGCGATTTCCATCGGAAAGAATCCACCGGAAGATGTCAATGTAATCGTGGAAGTCCCGGTCGGCGGGCATCCGATCAAGTACGAAATGGACAAGGAGGCCGGCACGCTGGTGGTCGATCGCTTCCTCTACACGCCGATGACCTATCCGGGCAATTACGGCTTCGTGCCGCACACGCTTTCCGACGACGGCGATCCGATCGACGTGCTGATCTGCAATACCCGTCCGCTGGTTCCGGGCTGCGTCATCAATGTCCGCCCGATCGGCGTGATGATGATGGAAGACAATTCCGGTCAGGACGAAAAGATCATCGCGGTCCCCTCCGCCCATCTGACCAAGCGCTACGACAAGGTGCACGATTACACCGACCTGCCGGAAATCACCCTCAAGCAGATCGAGCACTTCTTCGAGCACTACAAGGATCTGGAGCCCGGCAAGTGGGTGAAGATCTTCGGCTGGAAGGATGCCAGCATGGCCAAGCAGCTGATCCGGGAAGCGGTCGAGCGCGCCAAGACGAAAAAATAATCGTTTCGCTGTTTTACTGAGACATGAAAACCTCCGGCTCGGCCTCGATCCGGAGGTTTTTTGCGCTTTAGTCTAGATCACGATGATTTTAGGTGGAGTCGGCCTGCACGGGCGAAACCGCACACACTTTTCCTCATTCCCGCTCTAACGCAGCAGCGCCGGAGCGATGGTGGTGTTCAGGAAGAGCTGGATGAAATAGAGGATCACCAGCACGACGAGCGGCGAAAGGTCGACGCCGCCCATGTCGGGCAGCACGCGCCGGATCGGCCGGTAGAGCGGCTCGGTCAACTGATAGAGTGAGCGGCCGATCATGTTGATCGCCTGATTGTTCACGTTGATCACGTTGAACGCATAGAGCCAGGAGAAGATGGCCGAGGCGATGATCAGGAACCACGCAATGTTGATGATGAAATTCAAAGTGCCGATGACAGCAAGCATGCCGGTCTCCAATTCGTTGTTGACAGACATGTAGACATTAGGAACTAAACGAGCAAGTACGCCGGCCTGCCTCGCGTGATCATGTTTAATGGCACGGAGCGCGCCTTTCTTCCCTTCCCTGCAGTGCTCCGCGGTTTTTCCGATGCGCAAGGATCGCTGCAGGATTTCAATTTCTGCACGCTCCCGCTGCTCGGTCGGCGACGGTATCAGGAGCCTGCAGCAGGAGCATTCCAGCATGTCGGCCGTCCATGCCGCGCACCGTTTCGCCGCCTTCAGGCACGTCGGCTACCGGCGCTATTTCTTCTCCCGCCTGCTCGCCTATTTCGCCGTCCAGATCATGTCCGTGGCCGTCGGCTGGCAGATCTACGATCTGACGCGCGATCCTTTCTCGCTCGGTCTCATCGGCCTCTTCCAATTCCTGCCCTCCCTCGTTCTCATTCTCGTGACGGGCAGCGTGGCGGACCGCTACAATCGCCGGGCGATCATGGGCATCTGCATGCTGGTCAGCACGCTCTGCGGCGCAGCACTTCTCCTTTTGACGGTGACGGGACTATTTTCACCCTGGCCGGTTTACGCGATCCTTGTCGTGTTCGGCATAGAGCGGGCTTTCCTGGGCCCCGCTTCCCAGTCACTGGCGCCCAATCTGGTGCCCGCGGAAGATCTGCCCAATGCGATCGCGTGGAATTCGACCTCGTGGCAGACGGCGATGA
It encodes:
- the ppa gene encoding inorganic diphosphatase, with amino-acid sequence MRIDAISIGKNPPEDVNVIVEVPVGGHPIKYEMDKEAGTLVVDRFLYTPMTYPGNYGFVPHTLSDDGDPIDVLICNTRPLVPGCVINVRPIGVMMMEDNSGQDEKIIAVPSAHLTKRYDKVHDYTDLPEITLKQIEHFFEHYKDLEPGKWVKIFGWKDASMAKQLIREAVERAKTKK
- a CDS encoding YggT family protein; translated protein: MLAVIGTLNFIINIAWFLIIASAIFSWLYAFNVINVNNQAINMIGRSLYQLTEPLYRPIRRVLPDMGGVDLSPLVVLVILYFIQLFLNTTIAPALLR